The proteins below come from a single Seriola aureovittata isolate HTS-2021-v1 ecotype China chromosome 23, ASM2101889v1, whole genome shotgun sequence genomic window:
- the cnpy4 gene encoding protein canopy 4, translating into MNVFFLALFCVCGFVAADEDERLPNKCEVCKFLTVELQDALAKTGRSKEVLEVGEVLDTGKRRRKIKYNTSETRLTEALDNICERILQYNVHAERPGSLRYAKGASQTMTTLKNLVHKGVKVDLGMPFELWDEPSVEVSDMKKQCETMLEEYEEVVEDWYFHHQEQRLENFLCESHILKTSELECLKEVWKGDMGKKGGAGEAGGDSTEEEGVNDNTKKEEQKTHDGGEL; encoded by the exons atgaatgttttctttctggctttgttttgtgtctgcgGCTTTGTCGCAGCAGACGAAGACGAGAGGCTGCCGAATAAATGCGAAG tgtgtaagTTTCTGacagtggagctgcaggatgCTCTGGCGAAAACCGGCCGCTCCAAAGAAGTGCTGGAGGTTGGAGAAGTGCTGGATACaggcaagagaagaagaaagatcaAATACAACACGTC GGAGACTCGGCTGACAGAGGCGTTGGACAACATATGTGAGCGCATCCTGCAGTATAACGTCCATGCAGAGAGGCCGGGCAGCCTTCGATATGCCAAG GGAGCCAGTCAGACCATGACAACTCTGAAGAACTTGGTCCACAAAGGAGTTAAAGTGGATCTGGGCATGCCGTTTGAACTGTGGGACGAGCCGTCTGTAGAGGTGTCGGACATGAAGAAACAG tgtgAGACGATGCTGGAGGAGTatgaggaggtggtggaggactGGTACTTCCATCATCAGGAGCAGAGACTGGAGAACTTCCTCTGTGAGAGCCACATCCTCAAGACATCAGAGCTAG aaTGCCTTAAGGAGGTGTGGAAAGGAGACATGGGGAAAAAAGGAGGGGCTGGCGAGGCAGGGGGCGACAGcactgaagaagaaggagtgaatgacaacacaaagaaagaagagcAAAAGACGCATGACGGTGGGGAACTATGA